TcctaaataaaacagcaatacaAAGCGCGCTGGCCTCTCAAGTAGTATCAGTGACGGGCCTGAAAGCTGAATAGCCTTATACAGAATAGCCGCAAGGCATCTCACAGTCAATCTATCCGAGTGAGGAAATAGTCTTCTTTCGATTCagccatctctttctctgtgctccATAACAACATATATGTTGTAAAATTGTTGGGAAAATGTAACAAGAATCTCAGAATAAGGTGTCAGCGCACAGTCGCACGCAAACTGGTTTCAGCTGTAGAGTGCGTTTCTTAAAGCACAGCTGACATGTCAGCCATACgacaaaatatttacagtgtaagTGGAATCACAAAATAATTGTCAAAAaatgctaaaagaaaaaaagcaataacCACGAGCGAGATGCCGCATAACCAGTAATACAAAGCCAATGTGAATGAGCCATTGTCCTGAGCCGATTGCACACATAGGTTTTAATCCCACATTTATGGTGTTACATAAAATCTTAGAAAACTTTTCTATTACCCCAAAATGTACTGCGCTCACATATTTGCCCGTAGCCCAATTCGTCACATTTTATCTTTCATATTATCCATAAAGCGCACAGTCGACAACCTGGCACGTGAGGTGCATTTAACGTGCTTTCAGGTGCTAATTGAAGCATTGAAGTGGCTCGTGGTTCATTTCTCTCTCGTGCACTCTGAAAGCGTCGTTTATAAAGGGGACCGCTGCTGACACGGGGACAATAGACCCCGACCGGCCACGAGCGACACGCACAAATGCGATCTTAAATATGGCGAGTGAAAGTCATCGAATCCGCCTCTTTCTTTTAAGTACCCTTTTAAACCGTTTAACTGGTTAATTGCCAGACATTTTCTATAAAGAGCGTCATCGTGAGGCGGAATCATTCGATCTCCTCGAAATCGAGGTTACAGTCATCGAGGATTAATCCCAAATCCTTTAGCCCACGGGACATTTCTACGTGTCAGCATCCCATATCTTACACCTTAAAACCTTAACGTAGAGACAAAGGCAATGTGTATCTCTTTACCCagaaaagtaataataataataaatatatatatatatatatatatatatatatatatatatatatatatatatatatatatatatatatatatatatatatatattgaatacCTGTGGGTATATGCTTGAGCGTAATGCATTCACAGTTACCacataatttacttttttccaCATAATTTACTTATACATTTGACTGAATTAATAAACATCACGTCAAAATGCACttttcaatatttttcaaaGATAGACATAATGGAAGTGCGCAAAGGTGccccattttaaatgttatagaTAAAAATGTCTACGTACTTTTAGATTCATTACATCAAGCGAGAAACCTTTTACTGAATTTATGACATTGAGACgtcttttgtaaaaaaaaaaaaaaaaaaaaaaaaaaaaaaaaagaaaagaaaaagaaaagaaaagaaaagaaaaacgtACATCCAGCATATTTACcgacatcttatttttattaatgtacaAGTAAGTGTTGGTTCTACTTTAATTGCAGGCCTTTATACTGATCAGTTATACCATCcgttattaaaacataaattaaaaatcagCGCATGTAGGCGCACTATGTCATGCATTTTTAACTTTAGGCAAACAGGTATTTTCTTACCTGAGTTTCTGTAAGGCTAAGGCTGTGAGCCAGTTGTTTTCGTTCCGCACCGACGACATAATGATTTTTTTCGAAAGCGTGCTCGAGCCGTAGCAGCTGTGAAGGCGAGAATGCCGTTCGAATTCTTTTAGGCTTTCTCGCGAGGGCATTGTGCAAAAGAAAGCTCTCCGGACTCGTTTCGTTTCCTGcacacaagaagaaaaaaggacGATCATTACCATCGAGTCTCTTTTTTCGCTATTTCTCAAACTGTCATCACTATTATTCCACTTCAGCGCTTGGTTCTCACAGTGCGAATCCAGATCTAGAACAGGAATCCTATTACGCTATTATGGTCTAGGCAGAACCATCAGAAGTAGCGTAATTAGTCAGTAGTTTGATGGGTATAACACACTTCTAACAGGATCTAAATAACAATACAACAGTTCAGTTAAAACGATATTTTAGGTcgtttttatttaattgaagCACAAGTGACATTCAACAAATATTTTGTGagttattgtaaaacaaattgCCATGCAACCCCTATGTTTGGTGCCCCATGCTAACATGCTACACCGGGCTACGATCACAGTAGCACTGCGACATGCCAGCGCTAACTCTGTCGTGTCCTGTACAGTAGCTATAGGTGGAAAATCTAATGTTGGTTTTCATACTCCGTTTATCAACTTTCGTAACTACTTAAACAGTGTGTCTAAATATATGATATATCAAGCAATGAATTAGACTATACGTCTTAGTGATAATTCAGTAACATATACCAGTTCCCATCGTGGACATCGTGGAATAAAATTATATTCGTTTTCAAGAAAATATTATTCTGCATGGAAGAACAGTGTATTGCTGAAAGCCCTCTCTGGGTAGCCCATAGGCCTCGCGCGCACCGCTGTCGCGAGCCTTAACCTTTCTCAAACAAACTCCAGTTCTCGACCTCGAttgttcagttaaaaaaaaaattacattttggaaGAAGTGAAAAGGTTATTATGTGGACTAAACATGAACTGTGCATAACTCAGTTTAATTTCGCTGTCTAGTTTAATGATAATTTATTTCCCTCCAGATAACTATTTTGAATTGCACATAGTCCCATTTATATATCAAATTAAACGAGACTCATTTAACGATTCTAACTTTTcattgtgttattttaaaactataaagTAGCTTTATAAAGCCTGAcgcagtgtgtttgtttgtttttttttttcaaaacagagCTTTTTACCCATGTAACAGCAatagcaaaatgtttaaatttctACTCTGGAACAAGAGGGACAAAGAGCGTACAAATCACTTGAGTTTAGCTAATATAGTTGCTTCAGAGAGGATCTAATATCGAAGATTGGAAAGACGACATTTAAAAGAatacattcttttatttttcgACAATATTTACTCGATTCAGTCCATTATTGGGCTATGTTCACACGTCAttccaaaatgtaaaagtattacatttttcatgggCGCTGCATTGTCACTATATTAAGGCTGAGTCGTTTTTCTGTCCTAGAGATAACGTAGCTTCCTTAAAACAGGAAAATAGTAAGAATAACCGCTGGATGAAACTATGATTGCAACTTACCTTGAAATCTGTGTCCCAAATATCTGTATCTATGTATTAACCAGGGGTAGAATGTGGAAGGGTCCCTTTGCTGACTGGTGAAGAGAGGGTGCGGACTGTGCGAGGAGAGGGGGTGAGCGGCTAGCCCGTGTGGAGGAGGAACTGGATGCACTGGCACGGCGGAGTTGGGGGGATGCGAAACTGCCTCAGCGAACACCAAGTCCGGGTTTGAGTAGACGCCCCTGCCGCTGGAATGAAAACCGTTCAAAAATGGATTCATCTGGCTTGAGTTTGCATAGCTGAGAGCGGCTGGCCGTATGGGCTCCTCGGATCTCGACGCTGGCAAAGGATTATCCTTCGCGACCAAAGATTCTATAGTAAAACACCTCTTCGGTGTGGGCTGAAACATGGTTTACCAGTGAAGATTCTCCAGTTAAAGTGAAACAGATTCACGCGCTGCCGCTCAGAAATACTCCACACCCCGGACCAAAGTTAACTCAGCAATAAATAAGTTAGCGATCGAAGAAGAAAAGATGTCTTAAAATCTTTCgaagacacacagatacatcgTGATAGACGTGGTCGACTTCTCCAGACAATCCATGGATGTGATCGGCTCCTCACCAGTTGTGCGATTTGTTAGTTCATGAGCCTAATTAGCGCCTGAGTCACATAAACAGCGTGCTCTGAAGCCTGTAATGGCTTAGTGATTGGTCGTTGCTGCTTGCCTTAAGGTTGAGGGAAGAGTCTTTAAGTGCGTCAATACGAACGAGTACGGAGAGGCGGATTCAAGCAAAACGGAACGGATTCGCCCAGACCCAGAGATGTGGAGCAATTTACATACGCAGCTGATCCCGTTGAGAGAATCGAGGTACTTCAGCATGTATTTCTGTCCACAAGCAGGGCCTAAGGACGCTTTTGGCTGGTTTTAACGGGGTTTTGTGCGTTTCAGTGCACAAAGGCAGTGACTTTGTGAAGTTCACCATGATTTGTGACTGAGTGataatatttcacttttttaatgaatgctGTACAGGTGTACAGTGCAAACAATGCCACCTGATACGGTTTAGtagaatgttgttttgtttacttaaaaTAACAACAGTTCCGAATTTATCtaattgcttctttttttttttttttacttttcttcgTCGTGAGTCCAGTTGACCCAGGCTTTGTCTATCCGCGTTTTCATTTTTTCCGATGGGTATGTGATTAGTTTAGGAGTGagagtcctctctctctctattggcCAGGAGACAGGGATGAAGCTTATTAGACACAGACAATATTTTCAGCTCTGTTTGTTGGTCGCGTGACGACAAGAGGCCATTACGTACTAACCACTCATTAAATTACCTAGACTCAGTCACATTACCGGTTATTAACGTCCATACGCCATTTCCAAAAATTAAGGTATGCTCATTATCCCAAAAGAGTCTCTTGGGtataaaatgtgcataaaacTATGTGATGTTTTAATGAAACGGCATTACCCCGTGTTTTCTTTTCGGGTTTTTTGAGGTACAATCTGATTTATACAAACATAATTGCGTCagctatttatttttgtattgaatcatcatttaaaatgaaacgtTTAAACTCATAAGcttcattaatttttattttttacctagAATGGCGCGAATGCTTAAACTACGCAAATATCATAAGGTGACGAGAGTGGACAGTGAAAATATGCATTATGAAGAAATTACGTCtccaaataatatttttttctcaactCTTCACACCTACTAATATAATTTAACCAGTAAATCACATAgtatttttcacacaatgaTTAAGAAACGATGGATAGTATTAACCGGTGATCATTTAATCGAAGATTTAATATTGTacacagaaaataatttatttttcagtggcCATAAACTTTTTTCTAAGGAGTGTCTATGTGAACCCTAATAAAGGACCGCTGATATTTGAggcctattattattattgttgtttttgttgttgttgttggtggtggtggtagtagtggaAGTTTACATCTCGGCCAATAATTCAATTCATTTGGCTCTgtgcaatttgtttttttatattttattttttaattatgtataTACATTCATCCTACTGCAAATTCTCTAAAGTATTATAGCATGATTTATATTCTCCTGCAGATTCACTAAAGTGTTATAGCATGATTTATGCCCAAAGGGCACTGAACTTCACCTTTAGGTGACTGCCGCCGATAAATGTGTCGGTTATTGTATGTGCGTCAAATGTTATTTTCCTCATTCAGACAATCTGATCATAGTCGTAAGGTTCGTTTTATTCGCAATTCACCTTTAGTCTACTACCTGGTCAAGTGCAAAAACAACGTTTTACTTTGTGTTGCTAATATGTTAACTCGCAACTTCGTGTTGCGAATACGAAGTAGGTAGAAGACTAAGTTTAAGTTAATTCATTTTGACAATACTTTTACTGTTAAATgcatgcataataataataataataataataataagaagaagaagaagaagaagaagaagaagaataacattattattattattattattattattattatgatttattattactattattattattagttgtagTAGTATTGCAAATTGTTATGACGTTCGTAAACAGAATTTCATAGAGCAGTTTCCTCACTACAATAATCAACAATAGGCTAATTAAGaccaatttttttaaagtactgtagtgtagaacTAGCAATGTGCGTGATTTATGCTGAACTGTGTTAAGCAGGATTCAGTGGCATTTGGTATTTGAGATATAAAAGATCTACTGCTCGTTCTGTAAGTGGGGTCAGGCTGCTGTTGGACACAAGACTAAAAGTATGAGGATACGGCGCCACCTATCGACATCCTCATGAAGTGGATGTGCACCCTTTGAGGCGCAGACGGCACAGCAAAAGTACAGATTGCcatagtttatttaaaaaaaaaaacaccaattcTATTGTTCCCATCTTTATtctatattacattattacattacattacatttcaattaTACCAGTTCCATTGACCTTTTAACTCTCCACTATCGGCCTCCGGTGGACATGGCATGAATCTGCACAACATTGAGGAATAAAAGAGAAGAATGCCGTTTACATCGCGTCTGGCCTTACCTGCAATTACTCACGCGACTCTTTTCGTTACACACGCGGAACAAGCAGCCCACGCTAACTTTTAGACACGCATATACTACATAACTTTGAATAtagttcattttcttttatgaaaTCCCTAAACCTTCAGTTTCTGATATTTTGCGTAAGCGAGATTCTTACAGATTTAAGACCGTATTTCATAATAAAATTTGATCAGAATAATAATCTATACTCGAAGGCATCAACATTTAGGACTTAATTAACTGAAATGCTGCAAACGCTATTAATGACGTTCCATTCTGTTTGTAGGACAGGCGTGCGAACGCCGAGACCGAGTGGAACGGATTGTACAATGAAACGGATTATTTTGtcataaacaaagaaacaaacaaactcacaaatACCTTTGGAGGAGAAAAAGACTAAAACGAGTATCCATTTCATTTGGGGCGCAACGCTTCGAATTACCAAACATCCCTCTAAgggatgaatgaataaaatctataacaaataaaatgtatttgttcttttgtgttcatgttcattacCATGCACTAAGCACTCATATCATGAACCTCAGATAGGACAAAAGAATAAATGATATGTTAAACTATGGTTAGTGTAAGACTGATTATAATTTAAGATATTGTTAGTGTATGGACGTTGCGAATATGCAGTGTTCTACAATCAGAGATAAAATGTTCGAAGAACGCATGTAAGGCCTTTTCGAAAAACAACATCTGCACGATCCTCGTATCTGTTTGTTACAACCCTGTATGTGCGAGCGCACGCGTGTGTGATAGAGAACTTtattacattcattttaaaatacacaaaagccATTTTTACAAGTTTTGTTCATTCACGTATTCACTTACTCCAGTGAAATTCGTGCTCAGGTACGTGGGGTCAGAGTGCGTAAAGTgaacaaatgtttgtatttatattttagtgtGATTTGATTATTGAATGatataaatattcttaaattatttaaacaaagttATAATCTAGACTACGAAAACTACAGAGCAGTCAAACCATTATTCCGTGTGTGAGGTTAAGACGACGAAACTGTCGATGGCGGCGACGCTGTCTATGAAGGTAAAAAGCATAACTGCATAACTGTGTAACACGTGCAACTTCGCGTCTCGGTCAGCGCACGTGGTTTCTTTAGCAGAAGTATTATGGTAAGCACGTGCTACATTTCCACGACCTAGCGGCTATtgctcattttcatttaaagaaagTTCAAGCACACTAAAAAATTTATTACCGTCATAGAATGGAAGTTGCGGATGGTTTTAAAGAGGGCGCGATGAGTTCACAGGCGAGCGATTGGGGACTTTAGAGGCTGCAGAAGCTAGTTTAGTTGACTCCGTTTTCTAATATTCTTgtgaaaaaaaactacagtggGGTGGTCATGCTAGTAATACAAATGATTTGAACTTGCCCTCACAGTGCGACCGAAGCATTTCAGGTGTAGACCAGCATCCCTGATATTCTGTTCGTTATTCAATTAACatctcaaaaataaatgtttagcaGGCAACCCGCCCATGAAAAAGTGAAACGTTTCTatttgtattttgcattttcttgcCCCATAATAAGCCTCAAGTTGTATCTACAAGATATATCCATCGGCTCGTTGCAAATAGCTTTAACCTTATGCACTAATTCCATTCCCCAACGGCTTGGAAACATTTTATGCTCTACATAGTTATTGGCTTCGTTTTTCCAAAATACGACTGAGAAGACGAATGATGCAGGGGCACGTTTcaggcacattttaaaaagacaaacagcagcAGGTCGCAGAGTCACCGTTTGTAAATGCGCGGGTCTGCTT
This region of Electrophorus electricus isolate fEleEle1 chromosome 11, fEleEle1.pri, whole genome shotgun sequence genomic DNA includes:
- the emx2 gene encoding homeobox protein EMX2, which translates into the protein MFQPTPKRCFTIESLVAKDNPLPASRSEEPIRPAALSYANSSQMNPFLNGFHSSGRGVYSNPDLVFAEAVSHPPNSAVPVHPVPPPHGLAAHPLSSHSPHPLFTSQQRDPSTFYPWLIHRYRYLGHRFQGNETSPESFLLHNALARKPKRIRTAFSPSQLLRLEHAFEKNHYVVGAERKQLAHSLSLTETQVKVWFQNRRTKFKRQKLEEEGSDSQQKKKGTHHVNRWRLATKQGSPEEIDVTSDD